A region of Chlamydiales bacterium STE3 DNA encodes the following proteins:
- a CDS encoding UPF0056 inner membrane protein yhgN (Product derived from UniProtKB/Trembl:F8L0L8;Gene name derived from UniProtKB/Trembl:F8L0L8) yields MILVSLFQIALTFFLVTNPIGNSPTILALVKNYDFERQKKTLLREGLISFFIAIFFQYLGERFLGLLQVSDFAMTLCGGILLLILALSMIFPKNETAQQQIPPQEPFIVPIATPLLSGPGVLTMIMLFARQEANDLKISLAILLAWSGVIAVLIAAPYMQRILGKRGLTTLEQLMGMLLSMISMSMIVNGLRLFLITL; encoded by the coding sequence TTGATACTTGTGTCACTTTTTCAAATCGCTCTCACATTTTTTCTTGTCACTAATCCTATTGGGAATTCTCCGACGATTCTAGCTCTCGTCAAGAATTATGACTTTGAAAGGCAGAAAAAAACGCTCCTTAGAGAAGGACTCATCTCCTTTTTTATTGCCATATTTTTCCAATATTTAGGGGAAAGATTTCTAGGATTGCTCCAAGTCAGCGACTTTGCGATGACACTTTGTGGGGGCATTCTGCTTCTCATCCTTGCATTAAGCATGATTTTCCCCAAAAACGAGACTGCTCAACAGCAAATACCGCCACAAGAACCCTTTATTGTACCGATTGCAACTCCCCTCTTATCGGGGCCAGGAGTCCTAACAATGATCATGTTATTTGCTCGACAAGAGGCCAATGATCTAAAAATTTCACTCGCCATTTTGCTGGCATGGTCAGGCGTTATCGCTGTTCTAATCGCCGCACCCTATATGCAAAGAATTCTAGGGAAAAGGGGCCTTACTACACTTGAGCAGCTCATGGGCATGTTGTTATCTATGATTTCTATGTCAATGATTGTTAACGGATTGCGCCTCTTCTTAATAACCCTGTAG
- a CDS encoding LL-diaminopimelate aminotransferase (Product derived from UniProtKB/Swiss-Prot:Q6MDE0;Gene name derived from UniProtKB/Swiss-Prot:Q6MDE0;EC number derived from UniProtKB/Swiss-Prot:Q6MDE0), whose product MVKRNPSLLKLHSSYLFPEIARRKEALLEKNPDAKIISLGIGDTTEPIPFSIVEGLKNGAIELGVSSSYKGYGPEQGYSILREKIAEVVYHNQLRPDEIFVSDGSKCDIGRLQLLFGSDVTMAVQDPSYPAYVDTSVACGQTGAFNQEKGLYDGIVYLNCRPENDFFPELNFQADVIYFCSPNNPTGAVATKEQLTQLVAYTKKIGAILIFDAAYAYFIQDPKLPKSIYEIEGAEEVAIELNSFSKMAGFTGVRLGWAVVPKALKYDDGTSVHQDWQRIATTFFNGASNIAQAGALKALDEEGLKEIRKQLDHYLVNAQKIKETFLRLGYRCFGGEHSPYVWVQFPGRKSWDAFSELLESKHIVTTPGSGFGPAGEGFLRFSAFAKKEAVDEAIERLSQIDVNVKR is encoded by the coding sequence ATGGTTAAACGCAATCCCTCCCTTTTAAAATTACATTCCAGCTATCTATTTCCTGAAATTGCAAGGCGAAAAGAAGCTTTACTTGAGAAAAACCCTGATGCCAAAATTATTAGCCTGGGAATTGGCGACACGACAGAGCCTATTCCTTTCTCTATTGTCGAAGGGCTTAAAAACGGCGCTATTGAACTTGGAGTCTCTTCCTCATATAAGGGTTATGGCCCCGAGCAGGGATATTCTATACTAAGAGAAAAAATTGCTGAGGTAGTTTATCATAATCAACTAAGGCCTGATGAGATCTTCGTATCCGATGGTTCAAAATGTGATATTGGACGTCTACAGCTCCTTTTTGGTTCTGATGTAACCATGGCAGTGCAGGACCCCTCGTATCCAGCTTACGTGGATACTTCTGTAGCTTGCGGCCAAACAGGAGCTTTTAATCAAGAAAAGGGGCTCTATGATGGCATCGTCTACCTTAATTGCCGCCCCGAAAATGATTTTTTCCCCGAGCTAAATTTTCAAGCTGATGTTATCTATTTTTGTTCTCCAAACAACCCAACAGGAGCTGTTGCTACCAAAGAACAGTTAACACAACTTGTAGCCTATACAAAAAAAATTGGCGCTATTCTAATTTTTGATGCAGCCTATGCTTATTTTATTCAAGATCCTAAGCTTCCCAAAAGTATCTATGAAATTGAAGGAGCAGAAGAAGTTGCTATCGAACTCAATTCATTTTCAAAAATGGCAGGGTTTACGGGAGTACGCCTTGGGTGGGCTGTTGTACCAAAAGCATTAAAATACGACGATGGCACTTCTGTTCATCAAGATTGGCAGCGCATTGCCACAACGTTTTTTAATGGCGCCTCCAACATCGCTCAGGCCGGTGCATTAAAAGCACTTGATGAAGAAGGCCTTAAAGAAATCAGGAAACAACTAGACCACTACCTAGTCAATGCTCAAAAAATTAAAGAAACTTTTTTAAGACTTGGGTACCGTTGTTTCGGAGGAGAACACTCCCCCTACGTTTGGGTCCAGTTTCCTGGGAGAAAATCGTGGGACGCCTTTAGTGAATTGCTGGAAAGCAAACACATAGTGACCACCCCGGGAAGTGGATTTGGCCCAGCCGGAGAAGGCTTCTTGCGCTTCAGCGCCTTCGCAAAAAAAGAAGCGGTCGATGAAGCTATAGAGAGGCTCAGCCAAATCGATGTAAATGTAAAGAGGTAG
- a CDS encoding 4-hydroxy-tetrahydrodipicolinate synthase (Product derived from UniProtKB/Swiss-Prot:Q6MDD9;Gene name derived from UniProtKB/Swiss-Prot:Q6MDD9;EC number derived from UniProtKB/Swiss-Prot:Q6MDD9) — MAERQKGLLYSRGYSMKPGVYTAVVTPFNEDGTLDLEGLRQNLRLQIASGVTGIVILGTTGEAPTLEEGEKEEIIQTTVEEVKHQATIIVGTGSYSTKKTITATEQAKRLGADGALVVTPYYNKPSQEGLYLHFKAVAEHVDLPLMLYNIQGRTGQNIHTETLKRLALLPNIQAVKEASGNLHQIMDVLAQVLAIRPDFKIFSGDDGLTFPLMTLGGHGVVSVASNLIPNALVEMVNLALANDHLAARKWHFHLLELFKEAFIETNPVPIKRLMQLTGMAAGPCRLPLSPLSAINELKMQTVLEKYQQFIPAGKLHG; from the coding sequence ATGGCTGAACGGCAAAAAGGGCTTCTTTACTCTCGAGGATATTCTATGAAACCTGGCGTTTATACAGCGGTCGTTACCCCTTTTAATGAGGATGGGACTCTAGATCTTGAGGGCTTAAGACAGAATTTGCGCCTTCAGATTGCAAGCGGTGTGACCGGCATTGTAATTTTAGGGACAACAGGAGAAGCTCCTACTTTAGAAGAGGGTGAAAAGGAAGAGATCATTCAAACTACTGTTGAAGAGGTGAAGCATCAAGCAACCATAATTGTCGGTACAGGAAGTTACTCAACCAAAAAAACGATTACAGCAACCGAACAGGCGAAAAGGCTTGGTGCGGATGGGGCCCTTGTTGTCACACCCTATTATAATAAACCCTCTCAAGAGGGTCTGTATCTCCACTTTAAAGCGGTCGCTGAACATGTTGATCTACCTTTGATGCTCTACAATATCCAGGGAAGAACTGGTCAAAATATTCACACCGAAACGCTTAAAAGATTGGCTCTATTGCCCAATATCCAGGCAGTTAAGGAAGCTTCGGGGAACTTGCATCAAATCATGGATGTCCTTGCGCAAGTTTTAGCCATCCGCCCTGACTTTAAAATTTTTTCGGGAGATGATGGTTTAACATTTCCTTTGATGACTCTTGGAGGACATGGTGTGGTCTCTGTGGCCAGTAATTTAATTCCTAACGCGCTTGTAGAAATGGTCAACCTTGCTTTAGCCAATGATCATTTAGCAGCTCGAAAATGGCACTTTCACTTGCTAGAGCTTTTTAAAGAAGCTTTTATAGAAACTAACCCCGTCCCAATCAAACGTCTCATGCAATTAACCGGGATGGCTGCCGGCCCTTGCCGCCTACCTCTATCTCCACTTAGCGCGATAAATGAGCTTAAAATGCAAACAGTGTTAGAAAAATACCAACAATTTATCCCAGCGGGAAAACTTCATGGTTAA
- a CDS encoding ATP-dependent RecD-like DNA helicase (Product derived from UniProtKB/Swiss-Prot:O34481;Gene name derived from UniProtKB/Swiss-Prot:O34481;EC number derived from UniProtKB/Swiss-Prot:O34481) — MTTRNLKRNSFSAVFTLSGFAFMEQVFGVIERITFQNDENGYTVAKINIHKQKELVCIVGFLPLINPGVTVRCEGEWRQHLVHGQQFEVKSYSIEAPANLLGIKKYLGSGLVKGIGPVYAEKIVDYFGLETLNIIDKFPARLNEIKGIGKKKINLIATCWADQKSIRDVMVFLQGHGVSPAFAQKIYKVYQKESIKKVTENPFQLARDIFGIGFKTADTLASKLNILKDSTVRIDAGVEYVLSELSNDGHVCYPVDEFLNYAEKLLEVPSSMIEQRLHVLKQAEYIEIFKLVFDTDLKPFIWLKSLFNAEIGIAREIKRLNEEPSVLRKVQLEKAVEWVQEKLQIELAEQQIQAVKQGLSEKVQVITGGPGTGKSTITKAILHISEKLTSHILLAAPTGRAAKRMSEITGKTAKTIHSLLEFDFKKGGFKRCRENPLECDLIIVDEASMIDTPLMYNLLKAIPSHARLILIGDVHQLPSVGPGNVLKEMISSKRLPVTILTEIFRQAKGSKIILNAHLINNGLYPDIRHAPDSDFFFIEAAEVEQVLKEIVTLAIQRLPQKYNLHPLNDIQVLAPMKKGMVGTENLNAVLQQELNAKDASLMRFGRKFMVGDKVMQIRNNYQKEVFNGDVGRIVAIDFIEQSLLVCFDDKEILYESAELDELVLAYAVSVHKYQGSECPCIVMPVHTTHFKLLQRNLLYTGVTRGKRLVVLVGTKKALAMAVKNDEVKKRYTGLKSALLGVL, encoded by the coding sequence CTGACTACAAGGAACTTAAAAAGAAATAGCTTCTCTGCTGTTTTCACATTATCAGGCTTTGCATTTATGGAACAGGTCTTCGGAGTTATTGAAAGAATTACTTTTCAAAATGATGAAAATGGCTACACCGTTGCAAAAATAAATATTCACAAACAAAAAGAATTAGTTTGCATTGTAGGTTTTCTTCCACTCATTAATCCTGGAGTGACGGTCCGATGTGAGGGAGAGTGGAGACAGCATCTTGTTCATGGTCAGCAATTTGAAGTTAAAAGCTACTCGATTGAAGCTCCTGCAAATTTATTAGGAATCAAGAAGTATTTAGGTTCAGGACTTGTCAAAGGAATAGGCCCTGTCTATGCCGAAAAAATTGTAGATTACTTCGGATTAGAAACGCTCAATATCATCGACAAGTTCCCTGCCAGATTAAATGAAATTAAAGGGATTGGTAAGAAAAAAATAAATTTAATTGCCACCTGCTGGGCTGATCAGAAAAGCATTCGCGATGTCATGGTTTTTTTGCAAGGTCATGGTGTCAGCCCAGCATTCGCTCAAAAAATTTACAAGGTTTATCAAAAAGAAAGTATAAAAAAAGTAACAGAAAATCCCTTCCAGTTGGCTCGAGATATTTTTGGGATTGGGTTTAAAACTGCTGATACGTTGGCTAGCAAGCTAAATATCCTGAAAGATTCCACAGTCAGAATTGACGCAGGTGTTGAGTATGTGCTCTCAGAACTATCCAATGATGGGCATGTCTGCTATCCAGTTGACGAGTTTTTAAATTATGCAGAAAAGCTTCTCGAAGTGCCCAGTTCTATGATTGAACAGCGTTTGCATGTATTAAAACAAGCAGAATACATTGAAATATTTAAACTTGTTTTTGATACAGATCTAAAGCCTTTTATATGGCTCAAATCGCTATTTAATGCAGAAATTGGCATCGCTAGAGAAATAAAACGCTTAAATGAAGAACCTAGTGTCTTGCGCAAAGTTCAACTAGAGAAGGCTGTCGAATGGGTTCAGGAAAAGCTGCAAATAGAATTAGCGGAACAGCAAATCCAAGCAGTTAAACAAGGCTTAAGCGAAAAGGTACAGGTCATCACAGGAGGTCCAGGAACCGGGAAAAGCACAATTACCAAAGCCATTTTACATATCTCAGAAAAACTTACCAGCCATATCCTCTTAGCAGCCCCGACAGGAAGAGCTGCAAAACGCATGAGTGAAATCACTGGTAAAACAGCAAAGACGATTCATAGCTTATTGGAATTTGATTTTAAAAAGGGCGGCTTTAAACGCTGTCGAGAAAATCCCCTCGAATGCGATTTAATCATTGTCGATGAGGCCAGCATGATCGACACCCCGTTAATGTACAACTTATTAAAAGCTATTCCTTCTCACGCGCGCTTAATTTTAATTGGTGACGTTCACCAACTCCCAAGTGTTGGCCCAGGTAACGTTTTGAAGGAAATGATTTCCTCTAAGCGACTTCCAGTTACTATCCTCACAGAAATTTTTCGACAGGCGAAAGGCTCTAAAATCATTTTAAATGCTCACCTTATTAACAATGGACTTTATCCAGATATTCGCCATGCTCCAGATAGCGATTTTTTCTTTATCGAAGCAGCTGAAGTAGAACAGGTGCTAAAAGAAATTGTCACTTTAGCCATTCAGAGGCTACCCCAGAAATACAATTTGCACCCCTTAAATGACATCCAGGTATTGGCTCCCATGAAAAAAGGAATGGTTGGAACTGAAAACCTAAATGCCGTTCTTCAGCAAGAGCTTAATGCAAAAGACGCTTCGCTAATGCGCTTTGGTCGTAAATTCATGGTTGGCGACAAAGTGATGCAAATACGCAATAACTATCAAAAGGAAGTCTTTAATGGCGATGTAGGCAGGATTGTCGCTATTGATTTTATAGAGCAATCTCTACTAGTCTGCTTTGACGACAAAGAAATACTCTATGAATCTGCAGAGCTTGATGAGCTTGTATTAGCCTATGCAGTTTCAGTCCACAAGTACCAAGGAAGCGAATGCCCATGTATTGTTATGCCCGTTCACACGACCCACTTTAAATTACTTCAACGCAATTTGCTCTATACTGGTGTCACAAGGGGAAAAAGGCTTGTCGTTCTTGTTGGAACTAAAAAAGCTCTAGCGATGGCTGTTAAAAACGATGAAGTAAAAAAACGCTATACGGGCCTTAAATCAGCCTTACTTGGAGTTTTGTGA
- a CDS encoding DNA primase (Product derived from UniProtKB/Swiss-Prot:Q9Z6W4;Gene name derived from UniProtKB/Swiss-Prot:Q9Z6W4;EC number derived from UniProtKB/Swiss-Prot:Q9Z6W4): MPIYTKESLETLRKKIDLVEVLEANIELKKAGAAYKALCPFHDEKTPSFMIQRGDTHYHCFGCGAHGDAIHFLMNYQKMNFTQAIEYLAAKFQVILDIASMPQEVKGPSRAKIKEALNLASRLYHFNLLYTDFGKDPLNYLYERGLTLDFLTQFEIGFSPGDPKIFRAFFKDFSEEILLAAGLVTQGNREFFADRILFPIRDGLGAVIGFSARKFKEETFGGKYINTKETVLFKKSKVLFGLNYSRRRIAKERKALIVEGQIDALRLIYAGFDYVVASQGTAFGDEHVQEILHLGPQLVYLALDSDSAGENAAIKIGDLFQKEGIEVRVVELPPQFDPDLFLRKKGSEAFQKLLDGSLDYLTFLVHVQSRSYNLNSPAGKTELVTEIIKQIRRWNNPLMVHESLKKLAALTQTPEEMIGLKEQQGPNLYIKRTGTIGQIEIDPNRILEVDLLRWLLITDNANLKKIAALNLTPQSFHIPQCQKIYEIYQGSANPSLLTLALELDEGEGEAFLNEISSKRINREKAEAQFIETVQCLLERNWMIQRESIKNQIQSGHLDDEKVLGLVKEFDAIKSSPPKVCL, translated from the coding sequence ATGCCCATTTATACAAAAGAAAGTTTAGAGACCCTTCGCAAAAAAATTGATCTTGTTGAGGTCCTCGAAGCTAATATTGAATTGAAAAAGGCGGGAGCTGCCTACAAAGCCCTCTGCCCTTTTCATGACGAAAAAACGCCTTCTTTTATGATTCAAAGAGGGGATACCCATTACCATTGTTTCGGTTGTGGGGCGCATGGAGATGCTATTCATTTTTTGATGAACTACCAAAAAATGAATTTCACTCAAGCGATTGAGTATCTCGCTGCCAAATTTCAAGTAATACTTGATATTGCTTCGATGCCTCAGGAAGTCAAAGGCCCTTCTAGGGCTAAAATTAAAGAAGCTTTGAATTTGGCTTCGCGTCTTTATCATTTTAATCTACTCTACACTGATTTTGGCAAGGATCCCCTAAATTATCTTTATGAACGCGGACTGACTCTTGATTTTCTCACGCAATTTGAAATTGGCTTTTCACCAGGAGATCCTAAAATTTTCCGTGCTTTCTTTAAAGATTTCTCTGAGGAAATTCTTTTGGCTGCAGGGCTCGTTACGCAAGGCAATCGGGAGTTTTTTGCAGATCGCATCCTGTTTCCCATAAGGGACGGATTAGGAGCAGTGATTGGATTTTCGGCAAGAAAGTTTAAAGAAGAAACTTTTGGTGGGAAATACATTAATACTAAAGAAACGGTACTGTTTAAAAAGTCGAAAGTTCTTTTTGGGCTTAACTATAGCCGTCGTCGTATTGCTAAAGAGCGTAAGGCCCTTATTGTGGAAGGACAGATTGATGCGCTTCGCCTGATCTATGCCGGATTTGATTATGTCGTCGCTAGCCAGGGAACAGCTTTTGGCGATGAACATGTTCAAGAAATTCTTCATCTCGGTCCCCAACTCGTTTATCTAGCTCTTGATTCTGATAGCGCCGGGGAAAATGCTGCAATTAAGATTGGAGATCTCTTTCAAAAAGAGGGCATAGAGGTGCGTGTTGTGGAACTTCCACCGCAATTTGATCCAGACCTCTTCCTTCGCAAAAAAGGGTCCGAGGCGTTTCAAAAACTTCTAGACGGTAGCCTTGACTATCTGACATTTTTAGTTCATGTTCAGTCTCGTTCTTATAACCTCAACTCACCGGCAGGTAAAACAGAGCTTGTGACGGAAATCATCAAGCAAATTCGCCGTTGGAATAATCCTTTAATGGTTCATGAGAGCTTGAAGAAATTGGCTGCTCTTACGCAAACTCCTGAGGAGATGATTGGCCTTAAAGAACAACAAGGACCCAATCTCTACATTAAACGCACAGGAACGATTGGACAAATAGAAATAGATCCGAATAGAATTTTGGAAGTTGATCTTCTCCGTTGGCTGCTCATTACAGATAATGCAAATCTTAAAAAGATTGCCGCGCTTAATCTTACCCCTCAATCTTTTCACATTCCTCAATGTCAAAAAATTTATGAGATTTACCAGGGTTCTGCCAACCCCTCGCTCCTGACCTTAGCTCTTGAATTAGATGAGGGGGAAGGTGAAGCCTTTCTCAACGAAATCTCAAGTAAGAGAATTAATCGTGAAAAAGCTGAAGCTCAGTTTATTGAAACTGTACAGTGTCTTCTGGAGCGCAATTGGATGATTCAGCGGGAATCGATTAAGAATCAAATCCAGAGCGGTCATTTGGATGACGAAAAAGTTCTTGGACTTGTTAAAGAATTTGATGCCATTAAAAGCTCACCACCTAAAGTTTGTTTATGA
- a CDS encoding hypothetical protein (Product derived from UniProtKB/Trembl:Q6MDD4) — protein MFMKQKHLVFYDGECGFCDQTVQFLLKRDTDKRFLFAPLKGETANHYLKQIPSGTDSLVLIENYQTPQEKLFLYGKAALRILWLLGGRWTLLGMLSFLPSFFYDWAYRLVARYRYRFYSAACRIHPLESSKRDQFLK, from the coding sequence TTGTTTATGAAGCAGAAACATCTTGTCTTTTATGATGGAGAATGTGGTTTTTGCGATCAAACTGTGCAGTTTTTGCTTAAAAGAGACACAGATAAGCGTTTTTTATTTGCTCCTTTAAAGGGGGAAACGGCTAACCATTACCTTAAGCAAATTCCTTCCGGTACAGATAGCCTTGTGTTGATCGAAAATTACCAAACCCCTCAAGAAAAGCTCTTTCTTTATGGCAAAGCTGCTTTGCGGATCCTATGGCTATTAGGCGGCAGATGGACGCTTCTTGGGATGTTGTCTTTTTTGCCATCCTTTTTTTATGATTGGGCCTACCGTCTTGTGGCTCGCTACCGGTATCGTTTCTATTCAGCGGCCTGCCGCATTCACCCCTTAGAATCATCGAAAAGAGATCAGTTTTTAAAATAG